In [Phormidium] sp. ETS-05, the genomic window TTTTTCACCCTAGGGCAACTATTCACATGACGATGCTCCCGGACTTGATATGAAGAGTTAAGAGTGAAAACTGTCCCTATTCACTTTTCACTCCCTAGGGCAACTATTCACATGACGACGATTCCGGACTTGATATTATTTTTGTGAACAGAAAATTGCAGATTGCCAACTGTATGAAAGGTGGGGGAGGGGCATTCAAGAAACCGGGTTTCTACCCAGAACCTTGGCTCCCGGAGATTATCCGTAAGAAACCCCTGAGATAAAGAAACCCGGTTTCTGAAGTCCTACCCAACCGACATGAAATCATATGTGGTAATAAGACTTTGGGGTAGATTCAGGAAAATCAGCTTGTTTAGATTGGTTGTGAGGAAATATGGGCTGGAGAATGTTGTGATATTTGTCCCTTGTTTTTGGCCAAAAACAAGGGACAAGGGACGACATCAAACAAAATCAACCTGACTCAAACTCACAGCATCCACACCCTGTAACCGCGCCAAAAACTCACCAGTTACAGCATTCTGTATCACCGCATCCGCCCCATTCTGCACCATACTTAAATCCCCAAACACCAAAGCAGGTATCAAATCAATCACATCCTCACCCCTGACAAAATCAGTAATAACATCCGCCATTTCTACCGTCATACCCCCAAACCCATTACCAATGGCAAAGGCATCCCGTCCCGGTCCGCCTGTGAGAGTATCTACACCGCCATCCCCAAACAAATAATCATCCCCCTGCTCGCCAAACAGCTTATCATTACCGGCTCCACCATATAGCCTGTCACTACCAGTCCCCGCCAACATCACATCATCATCATCCCCACCATCCAAATAATCCTCACCAGGACCACTCAAAATCTGGTCTAAACCGGCGCCACCTGTGATATAATCGGCATCATTTCCGGCTAATAATACATCATTACCCGCCCCACCATCTACACGGTTATTTCCGTTACGAGCATTAATCACATCATCACCAGCGGAACCCACAAGATTATCATCCGTACCCGTTCCTATCACACTGGCTGGGGTGGGTAAACTCCGCACTAAACCCACATTATCATTATCGGCGATGTTCGCGACAATCCCTCCGATCGGCAACCCCTGGTAAAACCCATCAGCACTGCTCGCCACAAAACTGATATTACTGGTATGCGGCCCCTCCACCACATTATCATCCACTGCTGACACCCGCACCAATTGGGGTTTATTCCAGTCATCAGTAGTAAACGTCAAATATGGCACATTTGCCGTCGTTTGTCCATCGGTGACAATGGCAACATTCACATTCGCCGTTGGTTGCGTCGTCAAGAACAGCTTATAAACATCCTCCCCGCCACTTTCACGCACATCCATCCGGCCCAACGGTTGCACCACTGGCGCCGCTGCCGTATCATTATCAGTGATGGTTGCTGTTGCAGTCCCCACCGTGACCCCATTATACTTCGCATCCGCACTGGTGACAATGTGAGAGATAATTTCCGTTTGCAGTCCCTCCGCAACGTTATCATCAATAGCTGTGATAACCACCGGTTGCGGCACATTCCAATTATTGCTATTAAATGTTAGAGCCGCCAGGGGATTAATTTGACGCCCCCATTGAAATTCACCGTTACCGTCGCGGTGGGTTTACTGGTCAAAACTGCGGTATAACTGCCACCAGCACCCCCTTCATAAGCCGCCACATTAGTGCTAGATAGAGCTACCCCAGCCGTGTCATTATCGGTATTTGTCACCGCCACATCTACGGGGTTGATGCCGTTATACTTGGTATCCGTGCTAGTGGCGGCACTGGTGATGATATTGTAAGCAATATTGTCATCATCACCGAAATCATCAACACCAGTCACTGTGACGGTTTGGGGGTATTCCAGTTAGCAGCGGTAAAGGTAACAGTGGGTTTATCTACCGTCCCCTCAGCCGTATTATCACTGCTGAGGTTTAGTTTCACATCTGCTGTAGGCTGAGTATTGAGAGCTACAGTAAATGTGGCAGTTCCCCCGGTTTCGCTGGTGGTTAAGCTGGTGGGAGTGATGGCGAAACCAGCAGTGTCATCATCGGTTATTGTAGTGGTGACTGGGGAACCGATAACGGTGGCAGTCCCAGTAGCAGTGGGTTAACCAGGTTTATTTCTATGGTTTCGTTGTCTTCATCTATTTGGTCTCCCACCACTTCTACGGTAATAGTGGCACTGGTGGCATTGGGAGCAAATGTGATGGTACTATTAGTAGTGCTGACTCCCGTGCCAGTGATGGATACCAGCTTATAATCAGCGATGTTGGTAGCACTGCCACTGAAGTTAAAATCTACAGTGCTGGTTTCATTGGTGGCACCAGTGCGGGTGATATTATAGACAATCTGCTGGCTGCCGGTGTTGCCTTCGGTGATATTGGCACTGCCACCAGTGAGACTGTAGCTGATATCGTTATCAGTGATATTGGCGGTGATGCTATCCAATGCCATTGTAGTGGCATAATTGGCATCAGCACTATTGGTGATGGTATTGGTAATGCTGCCACTGTGGATATTTTCCGTGGTATTGTCGTCAATGGCACGCACGGTGACGGTTTGTGCTGTCATGCCATTGGCGGGAGTAAATGTCAGTGTTTGAGAAGCGGCGAAGTTTACCCCGTCTAAGCTGACTTGAGTTTGTGCATCAGCAGTGGCGGTGATTTGCACATTACCCGTGGGGAGGGTGTTTAGTGCAATACTGTAGGTGTCGGTAATGCCACCTTCGGTGAGTTGGGTGTTACCGCCAGTTTGAGTAATTGTCACCCCAGCGATGTCATTGTCTATGTTGCTGACGGCTACATCGTCAGCATTCATGCCATTGTACTTGGCATCGGTGCTGGTAGCTGCAGCGGTGATGATATTGTAGGCGATATTGCCATCATCTACCAGGTCATCGACGCCAGCAATGGTGACGGTTTGGGGTGTACTCCAGTTGGCTGCTGTGAAGGTGAGGCTATTTTTGTCTATTGTACCTTCGGCGGTGTTACTGCTGTTGAGGTTGATGGTGACATTACCAGTCGGTTGACTGGTGAGATGCACATTAAAACTGCTGGTTCCCCCCGCTTCTGTGGTGGTTAAACCGCTGGTGGGGTTGATGATGAAACCAGCAGTGTCATCATCGGTTATAGTAGTGGTGACGGGGGAACCGATGAGGCTGGGAGTCCCAGTGGCGGTGGGGTTAACTAGGGAGAAAATTAGACTTTCGTCATCTTCATCTATTTGGTCTCCTACTACTGCTACAGTAATAGTAGCATTGGTAGAATTAGGCGAGAAGGTGATGGTACTGGCACTGGTGGTGACTCCTGTGCCAGTAATAGAAACCAGTTGATAATCAGCAATATTGGTAGCGGTGCCACTGAAGCTAAAATCTACCGTGCTGGTTTCATTGAGGGCACCAGTTCGGGTAATGTTATAGGTGATTTGTTGTGTGCCGCTGTTGCCTTCTGTTACTGTGGTGCTGCTGCCAGTTAGGCTGTAGCTGATATCGTTATCGGTGATATGGGTGTTGATATTTCCCACGGTCATAGTAGTGGGATAGTTGGCATCAGCACTGTTACTGATAGTGTGGGTGATGTTCCCACTGTGGTAATCTTCTGGGATGGTGTCGTTAATGGCACGGACGGTGACGGTTTGTGGTGTTATGCCATTAACGATCGTGAATGTTAGGGTTTGGGTAGGAGCGAAGTTTACGCCATCTAAACTTATCTCGGTTTGGGCATCAGCGGTGGCGGTAACATTTACATTACCAGTGGGTAGGGTGTTGAGTTGGATACTGTAGGTGTCGGTAATGCTACCTTCGTTGAGTTCGGTGTTTCCGCCAGTTTGGGTGACTGTGACTCCGGGGATGTCGTTGTCGGTGTTGGTGAAGGTGACAGGATTGGGGTTATTGTTGTTGTATTTGGGGTCACTGCTGGTGGCAGTACCGTTGATATTGTAGTTGATGTCACCATCAGCAACGGCATCATCAACACCGGTGATGGTGATGGTTTGATATTGGTTCCAGTTGGTGGCGTCGAAGGTGACAGTGGGGATAACTGTGCCTTCGCTGGTGTCGCTACTGGTGAAGTTGAGGGTAACGGTTGAGGTTGGTTGACTGGTAAGTTTGATGTCAAAGGTGGCTTGTCCACCAAGCTCGCTGGTGTCACCGCTGATGGTGGTGATGTCATAGGAGGCGGTGTCGTCATCGGTGATGGTGACTGTTTGACTGGTGGTGGTTCCCAGAGCAATACCGACTGAGGGGTTGCTAATGGTAAAGGTGGCGGTTTCGCTGTCTTCGTCTATTAAGTCGTTGGCGACGGTGAGGGTGACTTGTCCGCTAGTGCTGCCATCGGCGATCGTTATTTGCGCGGGAATAGTACCGCTAAAGTCAGCATTATCCGCTGTACCGGTTAAGGCGAGGTTTAGGGTTT contains:
- a CDS encoding calcium-binding protein, with translation MPQPVVITAIDDNVAEGLQTEIISHIVTSADAKYNGVTVGTATATITDNDTAAAPVVQPLGRMDVRESGGEDVYKLFLTTQPTANVNVAIVTDGQTTANVPYLTFTTDDWNKPQLVRVSAVDDNVVEGPHTSNISFVASSADGFYQGLPIGGIVANIADNDNVGLVRSLPTPASVIGTGTDDNLVGSAGDDVINARNGNNRVDGGAGNDVLLAGNDADYITGGAGLDQILSGPGEDYLDGGDDDDVMLAGTGSDRLYGGAGNDKLFGEQGDDYLFGDGGVDTLTGGPGRDAFAIGNGFGGMTVEMADVITDFVRGEDVIDLIPALVFGDLSMVQNGADAVIQNAVTGEFLARLQGVDAVSLSQVDFV
- a CDS encoding Calx-beta domain-containing protein yields the protein MTTSGTVVPTVIANAAIDAALNGNTASTSTDNSVTYNTIPTVSNIAKTGNEDNNITFLAADFTAVFSDVDNDSLNKIKITSLPANGTLQIGGTNVILNQEILLGSISSLTFTPAANYNGSSSFTWNGSDGSNYAPTDATTNLTITAVNDPPSFTNGGNQTLTTWTNTAQLVPGWANTFVFGPPDEQATQAVDQFQVNITSGANLFASLPGIANNGTLSYTPTGEPGTANISVQLKDNGGIANSGNDTSAATTFTITIPAPTVNLTINTTTGTEAGTTAITLTAIAAGPVVNNQTLNLALTGTADNADFSGTIPAQITIADGSTSGQVTLTVANDLIDEDSETATFTISNPSVGIALGTTTSQTVTITDDDTASYDITTISGDTSELGGQATFDIKLTSQPTSTVTLNFTSSDTSEGTVIPTVTFDATNWNQYQTITITGVDDAVADGDINYNINGTATSSDPKYNNNNPNPVTFTNTDNDIPGVTVTQTGGNTELNEGSITDTYSIQLNTLPTGNVNVTATADAQTEISLDGVNFAPTQTLTFTIVNGITPQTVTVRAINDTIPEDYHSGNITHTISNSADANYPTTMTVGNINTHITDNDISYSLTGSSTTVTEGNSGTQQITYNITRTGALNETSTVDFSFSGTATNIADYQLVSITGTGVTTSASTITFSPNSTNATITVAVVGDQIDEDDESLIFSLVNPTATGTPSLIGSPVTTTITDDDTAGFIINPTSGLTTTEAGGTSSFNVHLTSQPTGNVTINLNSSNTAEGTIDKNSLTFTAANWSTPQTVTIAGVDDLVDDGNIAYNIITAAATSTDAKYNGMNADDVAVSNIDNDIAGVTITQTGGNTQLTEGGITDTYSIALNTLPTGNVQITATADAQTQVSLDGVNFAASQTLTFTPANGMTAQTVTVRAIDDNTTENIHSGSITNTITNSADANYATTMALDSITANITDNDISYSLTGGSANITEGNTGSQQIVYNITRTGATNETSTVDFNFSGSATNIADYKLVSITGTGVSTTNSTITFAPNATSATITVEVVGDQIDEDNETIEINLVNPLLLGLPPLSVPQSPLQ